A single Bicyclus anynana chromosome 19, ilBicAnyn1.1, whole genome shotgun sequence DNA region contains:
- the LOC112051848 gene encoding uncharacterized protein LOC112051848 has product MAAAMSLTFCNITCITKFLFMLVHIKRIRITVEKFLNYDAKIVPGTRFSKNLSKFLRVVKKRALSIWLFLVTNGIVYIIIPFLKPGRNLTVNLYILYGLEPMLETPHYEIAHVVTTIAVVFCVYLMVNVAVYVIVMIGYNEAQINTLSEEVNNLWGDSQNFYNSLKHKIKDKKYSIYIKEIIVNEYIRIRLKDIINYHVTNIHFFHELNHEFSDTLAIEYVIMAMAIIAELLGGLEITYLQIPYTVVQLYMDCLSGQRLIDACRGFEEALYGCKWESFNASNQRTILLMLLISQKTLLLSAGGMANLNFECLMMIFKSSYSVYTALKSRLQH; this is encoded by the exons ATGGCGGCTGCCATGTCACTCACCTTTTGCAACATTACTTGCATTACGAAATTTCTCTTCATGCTTGTGCATAT AAAACGTATAAGGATCACCGTTgaaaaatttctaaattatgaTGCAAAAATTGTACCAGGAACgagattttcaaaaaatttaagtaaatttctACGAGTGGTCAAGAAAAGAGCTCTTTCTATTTGGTTATTTTTAGTAACAAATGGTATAGTGTACATCATAATCCCTTTTTTAAAGCCTGGAAGAAATCTAACAGTCAATTTATATATCCTTTACG GTTTAGAACCAATGCTGGAAACGCCTCATTATGAAATAGCTCATGTTGTTACTACCATAGCTGTAGTGTTCTGTGTATACCTAATGGTGAATGTAGCTGTATATGTGATAGTAATGATTGGGTACAATGAAGCTCAAATAAATACTTTAAGCGAAGAGGTAAACAATCTTTGGGGAGACAGTCAGAACTTCTACAACAGTCTCaagcataaaataaaagataaaaaatactcaatatATATAAAGGAAATAATTGTCAATGAGTATATACGAATACGTTTAAAAGATATAATCAATTATCATGTtacaaatattcattttttccaTGAGTTGAACCATGAATTTAGTGATACTTTGGCTATTGAATACGTCATAATGGCTATGGCGATAATAGCTGAATTGCTCGGAGGATTAGAAATTACGTATCTTCAAATACCTTACACGGTTGTTCAGCTGTACATGGACTGCCTGTCAGGGCAGAGATTGATTGACGCTTGCCGTGGATTTGAAGAAGCGCTGTACGGTTGCAAATGGGAAAGTTTCAACGCATCCAACCAGAGAACCATTCTGTTGATGCTTTTAATTTCACAAAAGACACTCTTGTTGTCAGCTGGCGGTATGgcaaatttgaattttgaatgtttaatgatgatatttaaatCGTCGTATTCAGTATACACGGCTTTGAAATCTAGACTTCagcattaa